From Pseudoramibacter sp.:
TGGCGTTGGCTTTGGCTTCGCCCATGGTCTGGACGTGCTGAGCGAAAATCTTTTCCTGATCTTCATAAGAGCGGTAGCCTGAATTGGCCACCAAGGTGATGCCCTCTTTGGCCGCTGCGCCAAACATCTGCGTGAGCGCTGCCGCCGCTTCTTTGCGCAGCTGCACCGGCCGGACGCTCTGAACATTTAAGGTAACCAGATCTCCCGGCACGTAGTCCCGGCTCAGATGATACGTCTTGTTCACCAGCTGTTCTACACTGCCGCTCTGGGCTGCTTTGTCTTTTAAAGTTGTATAAGAAGAAGCCGCGGCTTTTTTTGTTTTATTTGTTTTCGTCTGCTCCTGATTTTTGATAAAGTGAAAGCTGGCGGTGCTCAGACAGACGATGAGCACCAAAAATCCGATCAGCAGCCACTGATAGCGCTTGAGCAAAAAGTCTT
This genomic window contains:
- a CDS encoding M15 family metallopeptidase codes for the protein MQKKDFLLKRYQWLLIGFLVLIVCLSTASFHFIKNQEQTKTNKTKKAAASSYTTLKDKAAQSGSVEQLVNKTYHLSRDYVPGDLVTLNVQSVRPVQLRKEAAAALTQMFGAAAKEGITLVANSGYRSYEDQEKIFAQHVQTMGEAKANAISSKAGESEHQLGLAVDLTCAEMSGDLQQSFENTAEGKWIAAHAQDYGYIIRFPKGAEAQTGYEYEPWHVRYVGVSLAQKIKKSGLCYEAYLKKHGADRVQ